The Musa acuminata AAA Group cultivar baxijiao chromosome BXJ1-3, Cavendish_Baxijiao_AAA, whole genome shotgun sequence genome window below encodes:
- the LOC135636051 gene encoding transcription factor MYB35-like, with protein MGRPPCCDKSTVKRGLWTAEEDAKLLAYTSTHGTGNWTTVPKKAGLKRCGKSCRLRWTNYLRPNLKHEGFTLEEEERIVALHATIGSRWSIIANQLPGRTDNDVKNYWNTKLSKKLCQKGIDPVTHRPISEIIQSIEHLQHETAAAAACRFNRNFRYKPVTAGARIGCLNRDLRSVFLSRPAPTVNSASGSSSSPNLNLFAQTQVGSPIPTYFSPSEASSSSTAATTPKATVPPSSPEFKWTDFLIEDDDDAYAKNKAKEVVTWSDVAAKHNAAVDEGTSYRAGACYGSSSFVDAILEQERELVSKFYEEFLTYPKDLPW; from the exons ATGGGGAGGCCTCCATGCTGCGATAAATCAACGGTGAAGAGGGGACTTTGGACAGCTGAGGAAGACGCGAAGCTACTTGCATATACCTCCACCCATGGAACTGGGAACTGGACAACTGTTCCAAAAAAAGCAG GATTgaagagatgtggcaagagctgtaGACTGCGGTGGACGAATTATTTGAGGCCTAACCTCAAGCACGAGGGCTTCACTCTTGAAGAAGAAGAGCGAATTGTAGCCCTCCATGCGACAATAGGAAGCAG GTGGTCTATAATAGCAAACCAACTCCCTGGCCGCACCGACAACGACgtgaagaactactggaacaccaaGCTCAGCAAGAAGCTGTGCCAGAAGGGGATCGACCCCGTCACCCACCGTCCTATCTCCGAGATCATTCAGAGCATCGAACACCTGCAACATgaaaccgccgccgccgccgcatgcAGATTCAACAGGAACTTTCGGTACAAACCGGTCACCGCCGGAGCCCGAATCGGCTGCCTTAACCGCGACCTCAGGAGCGTCTTCCTCTCGCGACCTGCGCCGACCGTAAACTCCGCTTCCGGGAGCAGCTCGTCGCCTAACCTCAACCTCTTCGCCCAAACCCAAGTTGGAAGCCCGATACCAACATACTTCTCGCCTAGCgaagcctcctcctcctcgacggCAGCGACGACGCCCAAAGCGACAGTACCACCTTCGTCTCCGGAGTTCAAATGGACCGATTTCCTCATCGAGGATGATGACGATGCTTATGCTAAGAACAAGGCCAAAGAAGTGGTAACATGGAGCGACGTTGCTGCCAAGCATAATGCTGCGGTGGATGAGGGGACGAGCTATCGCGCAGGAGCGTGTTATGGGTCGAGTTCTTTCGTGGATGCCATCTTGGAACAAGAGAGGGAATTGGTATCCAAGTTCTATGAGGAGTTCCTGACCTATCCCAAGGATCTTCCATGGTGA
- the LOC103977805 gene encoding protein G1-like7: MEPAPHGRGGPDEGPSSSSAAADPTPDPPQSPQQPPPLPPQQQRQPLSRYESQKRRDWNTFLQYLKNHKPPLTLARCSGAHVIEFLKYLDQFGKTKVHSPGCTFFGQPNPPASCACPLKQAWGSLDALIGRLRAAYEENGGRQESNPFAARAVRSYLREVRESHSKARGIPYEKKKRKRARSLAAEGSSGGGGEPSTMAPPAAGGTISASDSSSGGGGAMSSVVGEIRPGCDQPGGSSSVS; encoded by the coding sequence ATGGAACCGGCGCCGCACGGGCGCGGAGGCCCTGACGAAGGcccttcctcctcttccgccGCCGCCGACCCAACCCCTGATCCTCCTCAATCTCCacagcagccacctcctcttcctcctcagcaGCAGCGGCAACCGCTGAGTCGGTACGAGTCGCAGAAGAGGCGAGACTGGAACACGTTCCTGCAGTACCTGAAGAACCACAAGCCGCCGTTGACGCTCGCGAGGTGCAGCGGCGCGCATGTGATCGAGTTCTTGAAGTACCTGGACCAGTTCGGGAAGACGAAGGTGCACTCCCCAGGATGCACCTTCTTCGGCCAACCCAACCCGCCGGCCTCCTGCGCGTGCCCCCTCAAGCAAGCCTGGGGCTCCCTCGACGCCCTCATCGGCCGCCTCCGCGCCGCCTACGAGGAGAACGGGGGCCGGCAGGAGTCCAACCCCTTCGCCGCCCGGGCCGTCAGGAGTTACCTCAGGGAGGTGCGGGAGAGCCATTCGAAGGCTCGTGGCATCCCCTACGAGAAGAAGAAGCGGAAGCGAGCACGGTCTTTGGCCGCCGAGGGGAGTTCGGGCGGCGGAGGGGAGCCGTCCACTATGGCTCCACCTGCTGCGGGCGGGACTATTAGTGCCAGTGACAGCAGTAGCGGGGGCGGCGGCGCTATGAGTTCCGTGGTGGGAGAGATCAGACCAGGCTGCGATCAGCCCGGTGGTTCATCATCCGTTTCATGA